A genomic segment from Halorubrum depositum encodes:
- a CDS encoding universal stress protein gives MYDDILYPTDGSAGSEAAAAHVRELASAFDATVHVLYVVDAREGGLGLSGAFLDEESQAMSGRSPEEGYIGGHEEGPDTDDVEERLTVHVTELLEESSESFDGIDVRTAVRKGDPHTAILEHADENDVDIIVMGTHGRTGVERYLLGSVTEKVVRLSDRPVVTVRADEE, from the coding sequence ATGTACGACGACATCCTGTATCCGACAGACGGGAGCGCCGGATCGGAGGCGGCGGCAGCGCACGTCAGAGAGCTCGCGTCGGCGTTCGACGCGACCGTGCACGTGCTGTACGTCGTCGACGCCCGCGAGGGCGGGCTGGGCCTGAGCGGAGCGTTCCTCGACGAGGAGAGCCAAGCGATGAGCGGGCGGTCACCGGAAGAGGGGTACATCGGCGGGCACGAGGAAGGGCCCGACACCGACGACGTCGAGGAGCGGCTCACCGTACATGTGACGGAACTCCTGGAAGAGTCGTCCGAATCGTTCGACGGGATCGACGTGCGGACCGCCGTCAGAAAGGGGGACCCGCATACGGCCATCCTCGAACACGCCGACGAGAACGACGTCGACATCATCGTGATGGGGACTCACGGTCGGACCGGCGTCGAACGCTACCTGCTCGGTAGCGTCACGGAGAAGGTGGTGCGCCTCTCGGACCGGCCCGTGGTGACGGTCCGGGCCGACGAGGAGTGA
- a CDS encoding 1,4-dihydroxy-2-naphthoate polyprenyltransferase, with translation MSTEVSRRRAWVIAARPQTLPAAAAPVIVGVGLALRTGAFAPLPALAAFVGAALIQVGTNFANDYYDAIQGADTDDREGFTRVVASGLIEPAEVKRAMWLTFAAAILVGTSLVFIGGVPILVIGLASVAAGIAYTGGPYPLGYHGLGDVFVFVFFGVIAVTGTYYVQAAALVGGAFPLWIPEGTVTLAAVVASLPIAALSTNILVVNNVRDREEDAATGKRTLAVRFGYRFSRAQYVGLLALAYLTPFWFLVRGDGPAVLLPLVTLPLAATVARTVLTETSGDALNPALESTGKLLAAYAVAFAVGLAL, from the coding sequence ATGAGTACCGAGGTGTCGCGGCGTCGGGCGTGGGTGATCGCCGCGCGGCCGCAGACGCTGCCCGCGGCGGCCGCGCCGGTGATCGTCGGCGTCGGGCTCGCGCTCCGGACGGGCGCGTTCGCCCCGCTCCCGGCGCTCGCGGCGTTCGTCGGCGCGGCGCTGATCCAGGTCGGCACCAACTTCGCGAACGACTACTACGACGCGATCCAGGGGGCCGACACGGACGATCGCGAGGGGTTCACCCGCGTCGTCGCCAGCGGCCTCATCGAGCCGGCCGAGGTGAAGCGGGCGATGTGGCTGACGTTCGCGGCCGCGATCCTCGTCGGCACCTCCCTCGTCTTTATCGGCGGCGTCCCGATCCTCGTGATCGGCCTGGCGTCCGTCGCCGCGGGGATCGCCTACACGGGCGGGCCGTACCCCCTGGGCTACCACGGGCTCGGCGACGTCTTCGTGTTCGTCTTCTTCGGCGTGATCGCCGTCACCGGCACCTACTACGTGCAGGCGGCCGCCCTCGTCGGCGGCGCCTTCCCCCTGTGGATTCCCGAGGGCACGGTCACCCTCGCGGCCGTCGTCGCCAGCCTCCCGATCGCCGCGCTGTCGACGAACATCCTCGTCGTCAACAACGTCCGCGACCGCGAAGAGGACGCGGCGACCGGCAAGCGCACCCTCGCGGTCCGGTTCGGCTACCGGTTCTCGCGCGCCCAGTACGTCGGCCTGCTCGCACTCGCCTACCTCACGCCCTTCTGGTTCCTCGTCCGCGGGGACGGCCCCGCTGTGTTGCTCCCGCTCGTCACGCTCCCGCTGGCGGCCACCGTCGCGCGCACCGTGCTGACCGAGACGTCCGGCGACGCGCTCAACCCCGCCCTGGAGTCGACCGGGAAGCTCCTCGCGGCGTACGCGGTCGCGTTCGCCGTCGGCCTCGCGCTCTGA
- a CDS encoding DUF5799 family protein: MSEWTDAIVGDRMTVDNQFTERVAASRFSSQEWGLIMTATEFEIEDAADPDDARIVADTSSLPAIMPELENVRSQVAAMGGAPGGQDGGGSGGGLVDSIKDALGLGGSGGGGASDEELDAAERLVQEYADELQAHLESNGKWEQVRLAYQE; this comes from the coding sequence ATGAGCGAGTGGACCGACGCGATCGTCGGCGATCGGATGACCGTCGACAACCAGTTCACGGAGCGGGTGGCGGCCTCGCGGTTCTCCAGCCAGGAGTGGGGCCTGATCATGACCGCGACGGAGTTCGAGATCGAGGACGCCGCCGATCCGGACGACGCCCGCATCGTCGCCGACACCTCCAGCCTCCCGGCGATCATGCCGGAGCTCGAGAACGTCCGATCGCAGGTCGCGGCGATGGGCGGGGCGCCGGGAGGACAGGACGGCGGGGGCTCCGGTGGCGGCCTCGTCGACTCGATCAAGGACGCGCTCGGACTCGGCGGCTCGGGCGGCGGGGGCGCCAGCGACGAGGAGCTCGACGCCGCCGAGCGACTCGTCCAGGAGTACGCCGACGAGCTCCAGGCGCACCTCGAATCCAACGGCAAGTGGGAGCAGGTCAGGCTCGCGTATCAGGAGTAA
- the gatA gene encoding Asp-tRNA(Asn)/Glu-tRNA(Gln) amidotransferase subunit GatA yields the protein MAADLNAFITEATIEGDADAEGPLAGATVAVKDNISTEGIRTTCGSEMLADYVPPYSATVVDRLTDAGATVVGKANMDEFGMGTTTETSAFGPTRNPADPERVPGGSSGGSAAAVAAGEADLALGSDTGGSVRCPAAFCGVVGIKPTYGLVSRYGLVAYANSLEQIGPIAGTVEEAAAALDVIAGPDPNDGTTRDLAEVDGADPDASYAAAADGDVDGLTVGIPTELFEGADERVVETVEAAIAGLESRGAETAEISLPSVEHAVQAYYVIAMAEASSNLARFDGVRYGTRSESDGNWNESFAETREEGFGAEVKRRILLGTYALSAGYHDKYYEKAQDARAWVRQDFEEAFADVDVIASPTMPVLPFELGESLDDPLRMYLADANTTPVNLANLPAISVPAGEADGLPVGLQIVGPKFDEETVIRAASAVEAAD from the coding sequence ATGGCGGCCGACCTCAACGCCTTCATCACGGAGGCGACGATCGAGGGCGACGCGGACGCCGAGGGCCCCCTCGCGGGGGCGACGGTCGCGGTCAAGGACAACATCTCCACCGAGGGGATCCGGACGACCTGCGGCTCCGAGATGCTCGCCGACTACGTCCCGCCGTACTCCGCGACGGTCGTCGACCGGCTGACGGACGCCGGCGCGACGGTCGTCGGCAAGGCGAACATGGACGAGTTCGGGATGGGGACGACCACCGAGACCTCGGCGTTCGGCCCGACCCGGAACCCCGCCGATCCGGAGCGCGTCCCGGGCGGCTCCTCGGGCGGATCGGCGGCGGCGGTCGCCGCCGGCGAGGCCGATCTCGCGCTCGGCTCCGACACGGGCGGATCGGTGCGCTGTCCGGCCGCGTTCTGCGGCGTCGTCGGGATCAAGCCGACGTACGGGCTCGTCTCGCGGTACGGGCTCGTCGCGTACGCGAACTCGCTCGAACAGATCGGCCCGATCGCGGGCACCGTCGAGGAGGCGGCCGCCGCGCTCGACGTCATCGCGGGGCCGGACCCGAACGACGGGACGACGCGGGACCTCGCCGAGGTCGACGGCGCCGACCCGGACGCGAGCTACGCCGCGGCCGCCGACGGCGACGTCGACGGGCTCACCGTCGGGATCCCGACGGAGCTGTTCGAGGGTGCCGACGAGCGCGTCGTCGAGACGGTCGAGGCCGCGATCGCGGGGTTGGAGTCGAGAGGAGCGGAGACGGCTGAGATATCGCTCCCCTCCGTCGAGCACGCGGTGCAGGCGTACTACGTGATCGCGATGGCGGAGGCCTCCTCGAACCTCGCGCGCTTCGACGGCGTGCGGTACGGGACCCGCTCCGAGTCGGACGGCAACTGGAACGAGTCGTTCGCGGAGACGCGCGAGGAGGGGTTCGGCGCGGAGGTCAAACGCCGGATCCTGCTCGGGACGTACGCGCTCTCGGCGGGGTACCACGACAAGTACTACGAGAAGGCGCAGGACGCCCGCGCCTGGGTCCGTCAGGACTTCGAGGAGGCGTTCGCAGACGTCGACGTGATCGCCTCTCCGACGATGCCGGTGCTCCCCTTCGAGCTCGGTGAGAGCCTCGACGACCCGCTGCGGATGTACCTCGCGGACGCCAACACCACCCCGGTCAACCTCGCGAACCTCCCGGCGATCTCGGTGCCGGCCGGCGAGGCCGACGGGCTCCCGGTCGGCCTCCAGATCGTCGGCCCGAAGTTCGACGAGGAGACGGTGATACGCGCCGCGAGCGCGGTCGAAGCCGCCGACTGA
- a CDS encoding halocyanin domain-containing protein — MNGRTRRELLAAAGAASIAGLAGCTGALLPGGDGGDDGAETVDRTGEGAVSVAVGADGGFSFAPAAVRVDVGATVVWEWTGVGGSHNVVDRGGAFDSSLAAAEGHTFQHRFTEPGTYEYVCTPHQTRDMEGVIEVVEPDR, encoded by the coding sequence ATGAACGGACGAACGCGACGAGAGCTGCTCGCGGCCGCCGGCGCCGCCTCGATCGCCGGGCTCGCGGGGTGTACCGGCGCGCTCCTCCCCGGGGGCGACGGCGGAGACGACGGCGCGGAGACGGTCGACCGAACCGGCGAGGGGGCCGTCTCGGTCGCCGTCGGGGCGGACGGCGGCTTCTCGTTCGCGCCCGCGGCCGTCCGGGTCGACGTCGGCGCGACCGTCGTCTGGGAGTGGACCGGCGTCGGCGGGAGCCACAACGTCGTCGACAGGGGCGGCGCCTTCGACTCCTCGCTCGCCGCGGCCGAGGGTCACACCTTCCAACACCGGTTCACCGAGCCCGGTACCTACGAGTACGTCTGCACGCCGCACCAGACGCGGGACATGGAAGGAGTCATCGAGGTCGTCGAGCCGGACCGCTGA
- a CDS encoding mandelate racemase/muconate lactonizing enzyme family protein, translated as MRLRPFSLGLTTPLGTASGEITEREGFLVGVGSGDVRGDRQERGDGAGVSTSGLGEAAPLPGWTESLSECESALRGVNDADGTLVDGALDRLDPRETPAARHGLALALADAAAREEGRSLAARLAAERDLPAPAETVPVNATVGDGDPEVTAVAAERAVADGFGCVKVKIGARSLDADVERLRAVREAVGDEVALRADANGAWDRATARKALDRLAPLDLAYVEQPLPPDDLDGAAALRHIRTSRDRDGDGADSAVPIALDETLSNHGLDAVLDAGAADVVVLKPMALGGPDRALAAAATARAAGVEPVITTTIDAVVARTAAVHVAAAVPEVAHCGLATASLLDEDLASDPCPVADGEVPVPDGPGLAGDAFDGLP; from the coding sequence GTGCGGCTCCGCCCCTTCTCGCTCGGCCTGACGACGCCGCTCGGCACGGCGAGCGGCGAAATAACCGAACGCGAGGGGTTCCTCGTCGGCGTGGGGTCCGGGGACGTTCGCGGCGACCGGCAGGAGCGTGGCGACGGAGCCGGCGTCTCGACTTCGGGACTCGGCGAGGCCGCCCCGCTTCCCGGGTGGACCGAGTCGCTCTCGGAGTGCGAGTCGGCGTTGCGCGGCGTCAACGACGCCGACGGCACCCTCGTCGACGGCGCGCTCGACCGACTCGATCCGCGGGAAACGCCTGCGGCCCGGCACGGTCTCGCGCTCGCGCTCGCGGACGCCGCGGCGAGGGAAGAAGGCCGGTCCCTGGCGGCCCGCCTCGCGGCCGAGCGCGATCTCCCGGCGCCGGCCGAGACCGTCCCGGTCAACGCGACGGTCGGCGACGGCGACCCCGAGGTGACCGCCGTCGCGGCGGAGCGAGCCGTCGCGGATGGGTTCGGCTGCGTAAAGGTGAAGATCGGCGCGCGCTCGCTTGACGCCGACGTCGAGCGCCTCCGCGCGGTCCGGGAGGCGGTCGGCGACGAGGTCGCGCTCCGGGCCGACGCGAACGGGGCGTGGGACCGGGCGACCGCGCGGAAAGCGCTCGACCGTCTCGCGCCGCTGGACCTCGCCTACGTCGAGCAGCCGCTCCCCCCCGACGACCTCGACGGCGCCGCGGCCCTCCGGCACATCCGGACCTCCCGGGACCGCGACGGCGACGGCGCCGACTCCGCGGTACCGATCGCCCTCGACGAGACGCTGTCGAACCACGGGCTCGACGCCGTCCTCGACGCCGGCGCGGCCGACGTCGTCGTCCTGAAGCCGATGGCGCTCGGCGGGCCGGACCGCGCGCTGGCGGCGGCGGCGACCGCGCGTGCGGCGGGCGTCGAGCCCGTGATCACCACCACGATCGACGCGGTCGTCGCGCGGACCGCCGCGGTCCACGTCGCGGCCGCGGTGCCCGAGGTCGCCCACTGCGGGCTCGCCACGGCCTCGCTGCTCGACGAGGACCTCGCGTCGGACCCCTGTCCGGTTGCGGACGGGGAAGTGCCGGTGCCGGACGGCCCCGGACTCGCGGGCGACGCGTTCGACGGGCTCCCCTGA
- a CDS encoding DUF5797 family protein, with product MALTDEERSRLADIVRLQPTKNGELQDAWGLESGSEVHQYLQNHLEEYYYRDDDSLIRSTAEANGLVDVEPGIEADAVAKGGAPDTIRVPELVAQVFEVVADPDERSQSVVSVLNAVREAFDVDPDVDEVRRALRTLERKNVVEVVYRTVPTFKLAVARDEITVEVSE from the coding sequence ATGGCGCTGACCGACGAGGAGCGGAGCCGGCTCGCCGACATCGTCCGCCTCCAGCCGACGAAGAACGGCGAGCTGCAGGACGCGTGGGGGCTCGAGAGCGGCAGCGAGGTGCACCAGTACCTGCAGAACCATCTCGAGGAGTACTACTACCGCGACGACGACAGCCTGATCCGGTCGACGGCCGAGGCGAACGGCCTCGTCGACGTCGAGCCCGGCATCGAGGCCGACGCGGTCGCGAAGGGTGGTGCGCCCGACACGATCCGCGTCCCGGAACTGGTGGCGCAGGTGTTCGAAGTGGTGGCCGACCCCGACGAGCGCTCGCAGTCGGTCGTCAGCGTGCTCAACGCGGTTCGGGAGGCGTTCGACGTCGACCCCGACGTCGACGAGGTGCGGCGCGCCCTCCGGACCCTCGAACGCAAGAACGTCGTCGAGGTCGTCTACCGGACCGTCCCGACGTTCAAGCTCGCCGTGGCGCGCGACGAGATCACGGTCGAAGTGAGCGAATAG
- a CDS encoding DUF7557 family protein gives MPQIHLDEETVERLDALRVDDEEYDAIVSELIGIYEAEELTLFRSGDME, from the coding sequence ATGCCCCAGATCCACCTCGACGAGGAGACGGTCGAGCGGCTCGACGCGCTCCGGGTCGACGACGAGGAGTACGACGCGATCGTCAGCGAGCTGATCGGCATCTACGAGGCCGAGGAGCTGACGCTGTTCCGCAGCGGCGACATGGAGTAG
- a CDS encoding universal stress protein, which produces MYDRILYPTDGSDGSEAAIAHVREMAEAFDATVHVLHVVDTRQFTLGLGGNYISGPKGYAKDQPSTEDRKRELEERARPFVEELAADFGGIDTVSAVRAGNPHRAILEYIDENDIDLVVMGTEGRTGVERYLLGSVSEKVVRLAGPPVVTVRAEEE; this is translated from the coding sequence ATGTACGATCGCATCCTGTATCCCACGGACGGGAGCGACGGTTCCGAGGCCGCGATAGCACACGTACGGGAGATGGCCGAGGCGTTCGACGCGACGGTACACGTGTTACACGTCGTCGACACGCGTCAGTTCACGCTCGGGTTGGGCGGGAACTACATCTCCGGGCCGAAGGGCTACGCGAAAGACCAGCCGTCCACAGAGGACCGGAAGCGCGAGCTCGAGGAGCGCGCCAGGCCGTTCGTCGAGGAGCTGGCGGCCGATTTCGGGGGGATCGACACGGTCTCCGCGGTCCGGGCGGGAAACCCCCACAGGGCCATTCTCGAGTACATCGACGAGAACGACATCGACCTCGTCGTGATGGGCACCGAGGGTCGCACCGGCGTCGAGCGCTACCTGCTCGGCAGCGTCTCCGAGAAGGTCGTGCGGCTGGCCGGCCCGCCCGTGGTGACGGTGCGGGCCGAGGAGGAGTGA
- a CDS encoding carboxymuconolactone decarboxylase family protein, translated as MARVPYVDASDVPEEYEELLESSLQGKPLHVYRSLGNNPEVLAGLRSFLGSLWTDSGLSDRERELVILAAASETRNRYEWHQHVNIARGVGIDDDVIAGIGTEDLAPLDAAETTLVEYAVAVARREVDAIVHDEVAALYDDETVVGIAALAQGYAGLGGMIEAFDLELEAGTEFHGWDPR; from the coding sequence ATGGCCCGCGTTCCATACGTCGACGCGTCGGACGTGCCCGAGGAGTACGAGGAGCTGTTGGAGTCGTCGCTCCAGGGGAAGCCGCTCCACGTCTACCGGTCGCTCGGCAACAACCCGGAGGTGCTCGCCGGACTGCGCTCGTTCCTCGGCTCGCTGTGGACCGACAGCGGCCTCTCCGACCGCGAGCGCGAGCTCGTGATCCTCGCCGCCGCGAGCGAGACGCGGAACCGCTACGAGTGGCACCAGCACGTCAACATCGCCCGCGGCGTCGGCATCGACGACGACGTCATCGCCGGGATCGGCACCGAGGACCTCGCCCCACTCGACGCCGCCGAGACGACGCTGGTCGAGTACGCGGTCGCGGTCGCCCGCCGCGAGGTCGACGCGATCGTTCACGACGAGGTCGCCGCCCTGTACGACGACGAGACCGTCGTCGGGATCGCGGCGCTCGCGCAGGGGTACGCCGGCCTCGGCGGGATGATCGAGGCGTTCGACCTCGAACTGGAGGCCGGCACCGAGTTCCACGGCTGGGACCCGCGGTGA
- a CDS encoding pyridoxal phosphate-dependent aminotransferase, translated as MSHAYDFSDRIGRVEPSATLAISNLAAEKEAEGADIVDLSVGEPDFDTPENVVEAGKDALDAGHTGYTSSNGIPELREAIAAKLRGTGIDADADEVIVTPGGKQALYETFQTLIGDGDEVVLLDPAWVSYEAMAKLAGADLSRVDLAPHGFQLEPALDDLAETVSDDTELLVVNSPSNPTGAVFSETALEGVRDLAVEHDVTVISDEIYERIIYDAEHVSLASLDGMADRTVTINGFSKAFSMTGWRLGYLHATEEFVGQAGKLHSHSVSCAVNFVQRAGVEALENTDDSVEEMRRAFADRRDLLVDLFDEHGVDVDVGDGAFYMMLPVDEDDQAWCEAAIEEASVACVPGSAFNAPGHARISYAASEERLREAVDRLVSNDLL; from the coding sequence ATGAGTCACGCATACGACTTCTCGGACCGGATCGGACGCGTAGAGCCCAGCGCGACGCTGGCAATATCGAACCTCGCGGCGGAGAAAGAGGCCGAGGGCGCCGACATCGTCGACCTCTCGGTCGGCGAGCCCGACTTCGACACCCCCGAAAACGTCGTCGAGGCCGGCAAGGACGCCCTCGACGCGGGTCACACGGGCTACACCTCCTCGAACGGGATCCCGGAGCTGCGGGAGGCGATCGCGGCGAAGCTCCGCGGCACGGGGATCGACGCCGACGCCGACGAGGTGATCGTCACCCCCGGCGGCAAGCAGGCGTTATACGAGACGTTCCAGACGCTGATCGGCGACGGCGACGAGGTCGTCCTGCTGGACCCCGCGTGGGTCTCCTACGAGGCGATGGCGAAGCTCGCCGGCGCCGACCTCTCCCGCGTCGACCTCGCCCCCCACGGCTTCCAGCTCGAGCCCGCGCTCGACGACCTCGCCGAGACGGTCTCCGACGACACCGAGCTGCTCGTCGTCAACTCCCCGTCGAACCCCACGGGCGCGGTCTTCTCGGAGACCGCGCTGGAGGGCGTCCGCGACCTCGCGGTCGAACACGACGTCACCGTGATCTCCGACGAGATCTACGAGCGCATCATCTACGACGCCGAGCACGTCTCGCTCGCGAGCCTCGACGGGATGGCCGACCGCACGGTCACGATAAACGGCTTCTCGAAGGCGTTCTCGATGACCGGCTGGCGGCTCGGCTACCTCCACGCGACCGAGGAGTTCGTCGGACAGGCCGGCAAGCTCCACTCGCACTCCGTCTCCTGCGCGGTCAACTTCGTCCAGCGCGCGGGCGTGGAGGCGCTGGAGAACACCGACGACTCCGTCGAGGAGATGCGGCGGGCGTTCGCGGACCGCCGCGACCTCCTCGTCGACCTGTTCGACGAGCACGGGGTCGACGTCGACGTCGGCGACGGCGCCTTCTACATGATGCTCCCCGTCGACGAGGACGACCAGGCGTGGTGCGAGGCCGCCATCGAGGAGGCGTCCGTCGCGTGCGTGCCTGGCAGCGCGTTCAACGCCCCCGGCCACGCGCGTATCTCCTACGCGGCCAGCGAGGAGCGCCTGCGCGAGGCGGTCGACCGACTCGTCTCGAACGACCTGCTGTAA
- the gatC gene encoding Asp-tRNA(Asn)/Glu-tRNA(Gln) amidotransferase subunit GatC, with protein MSDTSESTGDAGAGESGDPDSPAGSDAAAVDAEEVRHVAELARVRLADNEVEAFAAQFGDILDYFEALDEVPETEREEELVNVMRPDEVESGLSQEEALSNAEETEDGYFVGPKVS; from the coding sequence ATGAGCGATACGTCCGAGTCGACGGGTGACGCGGGGGCGGGCGAGTCGGGCGACCCCGACTCGCCCGCCGGTTCCGATGCGGCCGCCGTCGACGCCGAGGAGGTCCGTCACGTCGCGGAGCTGGCCAGAGTGCGCCTCGCCGACAACGAGGTCGAGGCGTTCGCCGCGCAGTTCGGCGACATCCTCGACTACTTCGAGGCCCTCGACGAGGTCCCAGAGACCGAGCGCGAGGAGGAGCTCGTCAACGTGATGCGCCCCGACGAGGTCGAGTCGGGGCTCTCCCAGGAGGAGGCGTTGTCGAACGCCGAGGAAACGGAGGACGGCTACTTCGTCGGGCCGAAGGTGTCGTAA
- a CDS encoding DUF7111 family protein — MSDTTGGGEAGAESTEAGSTEAESTEAEANGIAARYEEADGERLLTFSADGAEATIAQNAEGYAMLKVRSGPTGDELERYYGFDMALDHAAELLGVTVGDLPVPDAAADMGM; from the coding sequence ATGAGCGACACGACGGGCGGCGGGGAGGCCGGCGCGGAGTCGACCGAGGCCGGGTCCACCGAAGCCGAATCCACCGAAGCCGAAGCGAACGGGATCGCGGCCCGCTACGAGGAGGCCGACGGCGAGCGCCTGCTCACCTTCTCGGCCGACGGCGCCGAGGCGACGATTGCCCAGAACGCCGAGGGGTACGCGATGCTGAAGGTCCGTTCGGGACCGACCGGCGACGAGCTGGAGCGGTACTACGGGTTCGACATGGCGCTCGACCACGCCGCGGAGCTACTCGGCGTCACCGTCGGCGACCTGCCGGTCCCCGACGCCGCCGCCGACATGGGGATGTGA